Below is a window of Drosophila willistoni isolate 14030-0811.24 chromosome XR unlocalized genomic scaffold, UCI_dwil_1.1 Seg144, whole genome shotgun sequence DNA.
AATGGCAAATATCTCGCGAGTCCTGTGAAGGATCAGGACGAAAGTGGTGTCATAAGAACGGTGTAAAGAACATTTCAGTAGTCCTGTGGAGAGCTGAGATATTAAGgattttatggtttttgtCCATTTTTTTGGCTACTTGGTTCAATTTGGGActttgaaaaaattacaagTCCAAAAAAACTGAAAGGGTGCTCATAACTCTGTCATTTTAAGGACGATTGGAATATCCTTTGGCCAGCTTAAGGTCCTTGTCCATGCCTATCAATTGACATCATCAGGTCATGGAATGTCCTTTGAGTAGCTGAGAAAAAAGACGTTTTTGGAATATTGCATGTCCTGCATCCTTAGATGACCCTAACTTTTTTTCATGCCAATCTGTAGAGCTCGTCAAGGACATCTTAGGAAACCATGTCTTTTTGTCCTGCGGCACGATTTGTCGACTCTAGagctaaaaaacgaaaaaaggatATTTTTCTCGAGACCATATCTCCGCAGGACATTCACCGATTTTGATAGGAAATCCTTTTTTGGATCCTTCAGGATCAGGACTACCGATCTGCATTCAAGGATATTCAATAGCCTGCCAAAAATATTGCTCGAATTTTTGTAAGGGGGTTAGTCagaaaaatggccaaaaatcgcaaaaaaaccataaatgtCCTTATAACTCAGCCATTACAAGGACGACGAGGATGTCCTTTGGTCAGATGATAGTCTTTGATGACCCGCTTCGACTGACACTTACAGATCCTGGAAAGTCCTTCAGGAAACTGAGATAAAAGGACTTTTCTGTTTGACGAAAAAAGGCAAATATCTCGAGAGTCCTTTGAAGGATCAGGACGAAATTGGTGTCATAAGACTCCAACCATCAAGTTCTACCTCCGGTGTAAAGGACATTTCAGTAGTCCTGCGGAGAGCTGAGATATTAAGgattttatggtttttgtCCATTTTTTTGGCTACTTGGTTCAATTTGGGACttggaaaaaattacaagTCCAAAAAGcagttgtaattgttgttgttgctgtaatttttgttgttgttgttgtaattgttgttgttgttgtaatttttgttgttgttgttgttgtaatttttgttgttgttgtaattgttgttgttgtaatttttgttgttgttgttgttgtaatgtttgttgttgtaatgtttgttgttgtaatgtttgttgttgtaatgtttgttgttgttgttgttgtaatgtttgttgttgttgttgttgtaatgtttgttgttgttgttgttgtaatgtttgttgttgtaatgtttgttgttgtaatgtttgttgttgtaatgtttgttgttgtaatgtttgttgttgtaatatttgttgttgttgttgttgtaatgtttgttgttgttgttgttgtaatttttgttctCGTTGTTgtaatgtttgttgttgtaatgtttgttgttgttgttgttgttgtaattgttgttgttgttgtaatgtttgttgttgtaatttttgttattgttgttgttgtaatttttgttgttgttgttgttgcaatttttgttgttgttgttgttgttgtaatttttgttgttgttgttgtaattgttgttgtaattttctacaacaacaacaacaacaacaacaattacaacaacaactacaacaaaaattacaacaacaacaacaacaattacaacaacaacaacaacaaacattacaacaacaaacattacaacaacaaacattacaacaacaaacattacaacaacaaacattacaacaacaaacattacaacaacaaacattacaacaacaacaacaacaaaaattacaacaacaacaattacaacaacaacaaaaattacaacaacaacaacaacaaaaattacaacaacaacaacaattacaacaacaacaacaaaaattacagcaacaacaacaattacaactgCTTTTTGGActtgtaattttttccaaGTCCCAAATTGAACCAAGTAGCCAAAAAAATGGacaaaaaccataaaatcCTTAATATCTCAGCTCTCCGCAGGACTACTGAAATGTCCTTTACACCGGAGGTAGAACTTGATGGTTGGAGTCTTATGACACCAATTTCGTCCTGATCCTTCAAAGGACTCTCGAGATATTTGCCTTTTTTCGTCAAACAGAAAAGTCCTTTTATCTCAGTTTCCTGAAGGACTTTCCAGGATCTGTAAGTGTCAGTCGAAGCGGGTCATCAAAGACTATCATCTGACCAAAGGACATCCTCGTCGTCCTTGTAATGGCTGAGTTATAAGGacatttatggtttttttgcgatttttggccatttttctGACTAACCCCCTTACAAAAATTCGAGCAATATTTTTGGCAGGCTATTGAATATCCTTGAATGCAGATCGGTAGTCCTGATCCTGAAGGATCCAAAAAAGGATTTCCTATCAAAATCGGTGAATGTCCTGCGGAGATATGGTCTCGAGAAAAATatccttttttcgttttttagctCTAGAGTCGACAAATCGTGCCGCAGGACAAAAAGACATGGTTTCCTAAGATGTCCTTGACGAGCTCTACAGATTGGCATGAAAAAAAGTTAGGGTCATCTAAGGATGCAGGACATGCAATATTCCAAAAACGTCTTTTTTCTCAGCTACTCAAAGGACATTCCATGACCTGATGATGTCAATTGATAGGCATGGACAAGGACCTTAAGCTGGCCAAAGGATATTCCAATCGTCCTTAAAATGACAGAGTTATGAGCACCCTTTCAGTTTTTTTGGActtgtaattttttccaaGTCCCAAAGTGAACCAAGTAGCCAAAAAACTGGACCAAAACCATATAATCCCTAATACCTCAGCTCTCCACAGGACTACTGAAATGTTCTTTACACCGGTGATAGACCTTGATTGTTGGAGAAATATTACATCCGGAGCCTCCAAAGGATATtcgaaattttttaatattccaTTTGTCCACCCCCAATTAGTAGGCAAcacttttgaaaaaattcatattattcaccctaaaagtatgctttataaattatatacttAATAATATTCTACATTTAGAATTCTACTATTAGAATTCCAAAAATCACAAAACTGTTTATAACTCGGCTATTTGAAGGTTGATCGGGATGTCCTTTGGCCAGGTGGAAGTCCTTGTTCGTCTGCATCGACTGAGCTCACCAGGTCCTGGAATGTCCTTCGGAAAGCTGCAATAACGGACATTTGCAGCCATAATTTTTATGACCTGCATCCTTAGAAAGCCCCAACTTTTCTCGTAGATATCATCAAGAGCACTTTCTGACAATAACattaaaacaagaaaaaatgacaaaatgACAGATTAGCAAGGTGCTTAGTTCTTTAGTAGCTAATCAGGATTTTCCTTTTATAGGCAACAGTTCTTAAGAATATAACTTATTTGACAAATTGattaatttccattttttcttcatttgtGGGCAAAACATGCAAAAGATTCTCGATAACCATGTTACCAAGAACTGGACAGTGGCAGCAGTTTTAGTCCTTGTTCTGTTAATGGCCATGGTCAACCCAAAGAGTGCAACATCGTAATGTTAGTGGTTGCCCTATGGCCATTTGGCGAATAGAcagagcaaaacaaaaaacaagcaatCAGCTTTTCCAGCTAGCTGCTGCGAAGCTTTCCCATTATTGCGGCGGCTGGCCGTTTGCTGGTTCGATGCCTCATTCGATGGCTTGGAGGGCTTCCCTCTGGATGGGCCGATGGCAATGGTAATTGGAGACATTTGAAGCTTATGTCTGCCACTACACTCTTCTCGTCCACTTCTGGCTGAGGGCCACCCTAAAAGAGCCGGTTCCATCTCTCCTCCTCTATGTTGGTGTTTatgtttgcatttgcatttgccgTCTGTCTACTAGCAACTTCTCTGATTATACTGACAATGGTCGGTTAGTTGCCCTCTAGCTATCGCCCACAACGGTTCGCAGACGCGCACCTTTTggttgttttcgtttttttttttttttgactagGCAAGATATTGTTTATAGTTGCATTAATCCACTGTAGATAATGTCAGATTCTGAAATAAAACTTGTGGATATAGAGGCTAGCCAACCGCAGGAACATCATGAGCTCCAATTGGTTAGCACCAGCGACATACCCAGTCTGGATAGTACACCGAAACTATCCAAAAGGAATAGTTCAGAACGCAGCTTACCTCTGAGAAGCTACAGCAAATGGTCGCCCAGCGAGCAGGGCGCCACTCTGGTATGGCGCGACCTTTGTGTCTACACAAATGTCGGCGGATCGGGCAGGAATATGAAGCGTATTATAAACAACTCTACAGGAGCCATTCAGGCGGGTACATTGATGGCCCTAATGGGGGCCAGGTAAGTTCTGTGGCAACGATGTGTACATACTTGGATGCTACTCTAGATTTTTCTTCTCGACCTCTTGTTCTCTGTAATTGAGGGCGAGAAACTTATATGCTACAGTCAGTCAAGTGGAAActatcaaaaaataataataaaaaactattGTCCAACGTCGGTTTAAATTACTTTATCTCTTTCTCACTCCCCACACGCATTAACGCAtaccattccattccattccattcacAGTGGCTCGGGCAAGACAACGTTAATGTCAACACTTGCCTACAGGCAGCCAGGTAggtgatgatggtgatgatggcATTGATAAGATAACATCAGATCAGTTTTAGATTAGTTTACCTCTCAAtctctgcctctctctctctctctccttctcccTTCAGCTGGCACTGTGGTTCAAGGTGATATCTTGATAAATGGTCGTCGGATTGGTCCATTTATGCATCGTATTAGCGGTTATGTCTATCAGGATGATCTCTTCATTGGCGCCCTCACCGTAATGGAGCATCTCAATTTTATGGCCCACCTGCGTTTGGATCGTCGTGTTTCGGGTGAGGAGCGACGTTTGATTATCAATGAGCTGCTGGAACGCACGGGATTGATATCGGCTGCCCACACACGCATCGGGAGTGGCGATGACAAGAAGGTTCTGTCGGGGGGCGAACGCAAACGCTTGGCCTTTGCCGTGGAGCTGCTAAACAATCCGGTCATACTCTTCTGCGATGAGCCCACCACCGGACTGGACTCGTTCAGTGCCCAACAATTGGTAGCCACGCTCTATGAGTTGGCCCAGAAGGGAACCACCATATTGTGTACCATCCATCAGCCGAGTTCCCAGTTGTTTGACAACTTCAATAATGTCATGCTATTGGCCGATGGGCGGGTGGCCTTCACCGGATCCCCGCAGCATGCGTTGAGCTTCTTTGCCAATCATGGCTATTATTGCCCAGAGGCGTATAACCCAGCTGATTTTCTAATTGGTGTCCTGGCCACTGATCCGGGCTATGAGCAGGCCTCGCAGAGATCGGCTCAGCATTTGTGCGATCAGTTCGCAGTGAGTTCGGCGGCCAAGCAGCGGGATATGCTGGTGAATCTGGAAATTCACATGGCTCAGTCGGGTAATTTTCCATTCGATACCGAAGTCGAGTCTTTCCGCAGTGTTCCCTGGTATAAGCGTTTCCATGTCGTCTGGCTGCGAGCCACTTTGACCCTGCTAAGAGATCCGACCATCCAATGGATGAGATTCCTACAGAAGATTGCGATGGCCTTTATCATAGGCATTTGCTTTGCCGGCACTACCGAGTTAACCCAATTGGGTGTACAGGCCGTACAGGGTGCCTTGTTCATAATGATATCGGAGAATACGTATCATCCCATGTATTCGGTATTGAATGTATTCCCTCAGGGATTCCCTCTATTCATGAGAGAAACACGTTCGGGTCTCTATTCAACGGCCCAATATTATGTGGCAAATATTTTGGCCATGGTAAGTgtgcattttctttttctcccACTCTCTTTCGCTCCACTCCTTCTCTCCTTCTATCTGTGTCGCTTTTTAACCCTTGTCTCTTGTTTCAGTTGCCCGGAATGATAATTGAACCTTTACTCTTTGTCATCATTTGTTACTGGTTAACGGGTCTGAGGTCTACCTTCCATGCCTTTGGCGTCACAGCAATTTGTGTGGTTTTGGTTATGAATGTGGCCACGGCCTGTGGTTGCTTTTTCTCCACTGCCTTCAATTCTGTGCCCCTGGCCATGGCCTATTTGGTGCCACTTGATTATATATTCATGATAACATCGGGCATCTTTATTAAAATTAGGTGAGTGCcaaaaattaacaacaacaagaacaatgaaaaccaaacaaacaaaaaaggcaaGAAAAGACGCCGCTAGACGGGGGGATATGAGAAAAATTTgcccccaaaagtatgcaataagcagTTAAAGAGTTTGCTTTTACAAAACATGTAACAAAGTTTTGAAATACTCTGTGGATAAAACAAAAGATTCTCATAGCACGCATTGCTTGTACACAGTTTTTAAGTTACAAGGCATACTACAAATAATAATTGCATACCTCAAGGGGCAAATATCATATTCATTTCATAAATGGCTTACCAATGCCCTTGTCATACTCTTTTAGTCAATTGAAACTTGAGAGAAACTTTACTTAGCTTGGATTTGCTTAAGGAAAATCGTTCGAATAGTACTTACTTGGCTATAGGTTTCCTTGATTTGGTTATTCAGTTCGGTGATCCTGCCACAGACATCTGATATTGAATATCTATTATATATCTTAAGGAAACAGAAGAGAGTAATATGTTGACGATTCTTTGTTTGGCCTAAAAGTTAAAGTACTCTGACTTTTTCTCTCCATTTCATTTACCTGTCCGATGCAGTTCCTTGCCGTTGGCCTTTTACTGGACACAGTTTCTCTCCTGGATGCTATACGCCAACGAGGCCATGACAATTGCCCAATGGTCTGGAGTGCAAAACATCAGTGAGTACTGAAACTTAAAACCCTCGAGCATTTCAATACACTTTCgatgctctctctctctctctgtctctgtctccaCTTTTCCAGCTTGCTTCGAGGAGAGCGCCGACTTGCCATGCTTTCACACCGGCCAGGATGTCCTGGATAAATATAGCTTCAATGAGGATAATCTGTATAGGAATATATTGGCCATTATGGGTCTATATTTAGGCTTCCATCTAATGGCCTACTACTGTCTGTGGCGACGAGCccataaaatttaaacataaaagaggcaaatgaataaaatgtttttgtaactttttaagatttcaaataatttacTTAACACATTTTGCATTTCTTATTTAATATTTGAGTTTGCTTGATACATTTAATTCGGATtatggtttttgtttatttcttttattctttttttttgggatggttttttgttgatttctatTGAACTCTCTTTTGTTTGAACTCAACATCAAAGCTACTTAACGACAAATCTTTTGCTTTTACTTATAAATTCATTGTACacatcaattttttgttttgttttattgttatgTTGTAGAGAAAACTCAGTGGAAATGACAAGTGAAAAGAAAACgttttcatatacatatatgtatatgtgtgtactTGTATATGTCTGTGTATGTAATTGGGCAtggatagtttataactaagCAACAAAAAGCAAGTTTAGTTTAGTCCATTATGcaattattacattttttttttgcaatgaacagaaaattaagttttgttcattattttttttttttttggttttgtttttgtttttcatagAAATCACAGCGagaattgtttgtttttcttttgtaatttttaatttaaattttaaatttttcttttgtttttctttttaatgttttttgtttcatttttgttttgtgttgatTTTTCAGCAACATTgagacacatacacacgcaatTCGAAATAATTTGCTTGTTTATATATTGTTGTAACATTACACATAAAACAACAACTTGACGACAATTAACATTTAAGTTttcaaatatgtttttttgttttgcacaacaaacacaaaaaaaaaaaacaaaaaaaaatatatatatatatttattttcatattttctatttcgtatttgttgtatatatatatgtaaatattctTCTAGACTGTATTCCTTCTTCTTCTGTGTTCTTGTCGACAGCCTCAAATTGACAGAGTTCTTTGGTTTAGTTCGAGAAAGAGATCAATCATTTATGATTAAGTTAAGACCAGGCCCAGAAGCAGATGTTGTAGATAAAGCCTGGTTTTAGTAGGTTGGCCAACATAATTGGCCTTAAGACATGAACTAGAATAGGCGACAACTTATAACTAAGCAGATGCAACTACAATATGAGAAAGTTATACTAAACTgccagagagagggagagggagaaaaagagagagagagagagatagagagggagggagatGCAGGTATATGTTTGCCTTCTTTTaactttaatatttaaaataaaaagctttgtttaaacattttaaatttgaatttttgtttttctttaacttAACTTTTTCTCTCTATGTCTCGGTCACACTtctttcctctctctctctttctctcactttCGAGGCTTCTTCACAAGTTTCTCTTTCTCATTTTGTAGtattaacttttttctttatatatgtataattgccTGCTTAACACATTTatagtatttatatatagtattatttttatcaagagatttcttttctttgctttgctttgctttagttttgtttttatctctctctctctcttgattTTTCGttagattttttaaattcgttttctttttctgttcgGTTCTTTTGTTCACACTTAATGcaaaggacaaaaaaaaaaagtaagttAAGTAAATAACTAACAAACATATTTAGTAGGAACCTTAATCACCTAAATTGCACATTCCTTACAAAACTATCtgctatacatacatacatttcagatatacatatatagcccTCTATATCCATCGTCTGCCAGTTTATCTATCATCTATCGTATATATCCCTATAGCCTATAATTCTCTTtctatttttcattttggtaCCCATTTGAAGTGCAAATTGCCTTACTCCTCCCTTCACTTGTGATATGAAACTCTGGAACAAACACGTAAAgctctatatatatgtatgtatgtatgtgtatataagtatacagtatgtatagtatatataggtatatattaAATGCGAGATCTAGTAAGAGAAGGACTAGCTTCTGatattatttatacatatgtacacatatttTAGTGGATATAGACAGCTAATTGTAAGAGAGACtgagggggagagagagagaactcGATGGGAGATCACTCTATGTGCTAACATCTTGCAAGAGACCCGATCTTGGACTACTTGCATTGCTATTgtgattgctgctgctgatcaATATCATGCTCCGACTATTGGGTATAACGAAAACCTCTGTGGTCAGCCCAATGGGACTCATGGACTGCGATGTCTTGATGGGACTGCGATTCGGTTCCAGGCTGGCCGTTCGATTGGGCTGCCAATCTTGTTGCTGGACACTCGTCGTTGTCTCCAGTGTTCCGGGGGCCGTTTGGGTCGAACTTTGACTCTCATTCGATAGCAGACGCATGgtggttgtcgttgttgttgtggtgctGCTGCCCGttgtggtgctggtggtgcaagtggtggtgctgctgctgctgctgttgttgctattggtgttgctgttgcaa
It encodes the following:
- the LOC6639483 gene encoding protein scarlet — protein: MSDSEIKLVDIEASQPQEHHELQLVSTSDIPSLDSTPKLSKRNSSERSLPLRSYSKWSPSEQGATLVWRDLCVYTNVGGSGRNMKRIINNSTGAIQAGTLMALMGASGSGKTTLMSTLAYRQPAGTVVQGDILINGRRIGPFMHRISGYVYQDDLFIGALTVMEHLNFMAHLRLDRRVSGEERRLIINELLERTGLISAAHTRIGSGDDKKVLSGGERKRLAFAVELLNNPVILFCDEPTTGLDSFSAQQLVATLYELAQKGTTILCTIHQPSSQLFDNFNNVMLLADGRVAFTGSPQHALSFFANHGYYCPEAYNPADFLIGVLATDPGYEQASQRSAQHLCDQFAVSSAAKQRDMLVNLEIHMAQSGNFPFDTEVESFRSVPWYKRFHVVWLRATLTLLRDPTIQWMRFLQKIAMAFIIGICFAGTTELTQLGVQAVQGALFIMISENTYHPMYSVLNVFPQGFPLFMRETRSGLYSTAQYYVANILAMLPGMIIEPLLFVIICYWLTGLRSTFHAFGVTAICVVLVMNVATACGCFFSTAFNSVPLAMAYLVPLDYIFMITSGIFIKISSLPLAFYWTQFLSWMLYANEAMTIAQWSGVQNITCFEESADLPCFHTGQDVLDKYSFNEDNLYRNILAIMGLYLGFHLMAYYCLWRRAHKI